Proteins from a single region of Sulfurimonas hongkongensis:
- a CDS encoding TolC family protein: MMLRLLSILLLTLSLNAKDIYTIDELIIKALENSPDLKISADDYKASLSRYDKGFASYLPKVDLSLSAAEMGMSDIPTNKDSMVDDTLLLGQLTLKQIIYDFGKTGGSVDSLKYDSDAYLNANEQKISDKKRDVKSAYYNVLQAIALIDVNRENVKLNEAQLYRAQKYFESGIKTKIDVSDAKVELIKSKLDLKKSLYDLELAYASLDEVVGFMGNSTNYEVYSKALNFENILDLLAGYALNLQDSIDFAYKNRFEIKKNLSDIKSAEAQNIVAESGFFPVLYLGANYTKQKADKFEDTMPKDQYKIALNLDYNIYEGGASTAFKEEKRIELNMANSKLNNSKLFIKKQTTQAYINLNKTRDSVTLSQSLLEVSSEKFEQAQKRYEYGLSDFIELQQARQGYIDAKSNLVVSFYEYYDAIALLDNAIGK, from the coding sequence ATGATGCTAAGATTGTTAAGTATACTTTTACTAACTCTAAGCTTAAATGCAAAAGATATCTACACTATCGATGAGTTAATCATCAAAGCGCTAGAGAACTCACCAGACTTAAAGATAAGTGCAGATGACTACAAAGCATCTCTTAGTCGTTATGACAAAGGTTTTGCATCTTATTTGCCAAAGGTGGATTTGAGTCTAAGTGCAGCAGAGATGGGTATGAGTGATATACCAACAAACAAAGACAGCATGGTAGATGACACTCTGCTTTTGGGGCAACTAACACTCAAACAAATCATATATGACTTTGGAAAAACTGGTGGAAGTGTTGATAGTTTAAAGTATGATTCTGATGCATACCTAAACGCAAATGAGCAAAAAATCTCAGATAAAAAAAGAGATGTAAAGAGTGCTTACTATAATGTTCTTCAAGCTATAGCTCTCATAGATGTAAATAGAGAAAATGTAAAATTAAATGAAGCCCAACTATACCGTGCACAAAAGTATTTTGAATCTGGTATCAAAACAAAGATAGATGTCTCAGATGCAAAGGTCGAGCTTATAAAATCAAAACTAGACTTAAAAAAGAGTCTCTATGACTTAGAGTTGGCTTATGCGTCTTTAGATGAAGTTGTTGGTTTTATGGGGAATTCTACCAACTATGAAGTCTATTCTAAAGCGCTTAATTTTGAAAACATCTTAGACTTACTCGCTGGCTATGCTCTAAATTTGCAAGACTCTATTGATTTTGCTTATAAAAATAGGTTTGAGATAAAGAAAAATTTATCTGATATAAAGTCCGCAGAAGCACAAAATATAGTTGCAGAGTCTGGATTTTTTCCCGTGCTTTATCTTGGAGCTAACTATACTAAGCAAAAAGCAGATAAGTTTGAAGATACAATGCCAAAAGATCAATACAAAATAGCTCTAAATTTAGACTACAATATCTATGAAGGTGGAGCAAGTACGGCATTTAAAGAAGAAAAGAGGATAGAGTTAAATATGGCCAACTCAAAGTTAAACAACTCTAAGCTTTTTATAAAAAAACAGACCACACAAGCATATATAAACCTTAACAAAACAAGAGACTCAGTAACACTATCACAAAGTCTTTTAGAAGTCTCTAGCGAGAAATTTGAACAAGCTCAAAAGAGATATGAGTATGGTTTATCAGACTTTATAGAGCTTCAACAAGCAAGACAAGGTTACATAGATGCTAAGTCAAACCTAGTGGTATCCTTTTATGAATATTATGATGCAATAGCACTGCTTGATAATGCTATAGGGAAGTAG
- a CDS encoding DASS family sodium-coupled anion symporter, whose product MRLALVLILGLVIWFSPTPIGLEPKAWHLFAIFISSIFAVIIKAMPIFTSSILALSAAVLTKTMTIKQAYSGFSEAFILLIIVAFLIARGIIKSGLGKRIAFLIIKRFGKSSLGLAYSVIAADMFIAPAFPSNTARSGVLYPIVHSLSSDSGSKVTDGTRKKLGSFLMMCSMAGLTISSTLWLTAMAANPAGAQMAREFGIDVTYGSWALGASLPVVVLFFLVPWVIYKIYPPEIKETPEAPKLADEALKTMGKVSRNEWIMMAVFIGMISLWVVSASYNIDKTAVAFLGLGILMLTNILSVDDMRSEGNALLTLVWFAILYAMSVDLEALGFIGWIGVHVSELVEGYSWGIVYLILTLIYVLIHYFFVSQTAQMLALFSLFLGVGISAGVPAQLMAMMLLFATNFNAIITPQGSSANVIYAGSGYLRAKEIYKVGGIITLLNTFVFLTLGTAWLLLVT is encoded by the coding sequence ATGAGATTAGCTCTTGTTTTAATTTTAGGACTTGTTATTTGGTTTAGCCCTACACCTATTGGACTTGAGCCAAAAGCGTGGCATCTTTTTGCTATATTTATAAGTTCTATTTTCGCAGTAATCATAAAAGCGATGCCAATTTTCACCTCGTCTATACTCGCTCTTAGTGCGGCAGTTTTAACTAAAACTATGACAATCAAGCAGGCTTATAGTGGCTTTTCAGAGGCTTTTATCTTGCTCATTATTGTTGCCTTTTTAATCGCAAGAGGCATCATAAAATCAGGCCTTGGAAAACGTATAGCCTTTTTAATTATAAAACGCTTTGGCAAATCTAGCTTAGGACTAGCCTACTCTGTTATTGCAGCAGATATGTTTATAGCTCCTGCCTTTCCAAGTAATACTGCTCGCTCAGGAGTACTCTACCCTATAGTTCACTCTCTCTCATCCGATAGTGGCTCGAAAGTAACTGATGGAACTCGAAAAAAATTGGGCTCATTTTTGATGATGTGTTCAATGGCAGGACTTACCATCTCTTCAACCCTGTGGCTAACTGCCATGGCAGCAAATCCAGCAGGCGCACAAATGGCTCGTGAGTTTGGGATTGATGTGACTTATGGTTCTTGGGCACTAGGAGCTTCACTACCTGTGGTTGTACTTTTTTTTCTTGTTCCTTGGGTTATTTATAAAATCTATCCACCAGAGATAAAAGAGACACCAGAAGCTCCAAAGTTAGCAGATGAAGCACTAAAAACCATGGGCAAAGTTAGCAGAAACGAGTGGATTATGATGGCTGTTTTTATTGGTATGATATCTTTATGGGTAGTCTCGGCTAGTTATAACATTGACAAAACTGCGGTTGCTTTTTTAGGGCTTGGTATTTTGATGCTAACAAATATACTAAGCGTTGATGATATGAGAAGTGAAGGGAATGCACTACTAACGTTAGTTTGGTTTGCAATTCTTTATGCTATGAGTGTTGACCTTGAGGCACTTGGGTTTATTGGGTGGATTGGCGTTCATGTCTCAGAGTTAGTAGAGGGTTATAGTTGGGGCATTGTTTATCTTATCCTCACCCTTATCTATGTCCTCATTCACTACTTTTTTGTCTCACAAACCGCTCAAATGCTAGCTCTTTTTTCTCTGTTTCTAGGTGTTGGTATCAGTGCTGGAGTTCCCGCGCAACTTATGGCTATGATGCTTTTGTTTGCTACAAATTTTAACGCCATCATAACACCACAAGGCTCATCAGCGAATGTTATATATGCAGGAAGTGGTTACTTAAGAGCAAAAGAGATTTACAAGGTCGGTGGAATTATAACGCTTCTAAATACCTTTGTCTTTCTAACTCTTGGTACAGCTTGGTTGCTCTTGGTCACATAG
- a CDS encoding OprD family outer membrane porin translates to MKKLLPLVFLSLSLSAEPTLQKAFTDGDINAEIQLFYYNIDKKNGSNAYATSTGGYLKYSTDTKNPFFASIRFHTSNPTFDSTNREKTALFKKDGTALTAISESFLAYRTKSRILKVGNFMLNTPMMNDDTTRIVPWSYRGFAYTGESIKNLKVQLYYIDAIRSNTTDEYKKQSASGEFDSITMFSLHYNGISGLKTGFYYYYSPKLYSTFVAQGDYDIALNANTLLCFGVQYFKSGDGGKYAKTDDKNGGDNINLVALRSSIDAKNYSLSLNYSQNFGLSGVVGGYGGAAKVYTTSMIANGRGNYKPETWMLKGNYDLDLGKYHSEVALTLTNTQTKDQRGDDFNAYYLHFKHFFTKEASIYLRYESLKFTSSKKDANYFRAIATYKF, encoded by the coding sequence ATGAAAAAGCTTTTACCTCTAGTTTTTTTAAGTCTATCTCTTAGTGCTGAGCCAACCCTTCAAAAAGCTTTTACAGATGGAGATATTAATGCAGAGATACAACTCTTTTACTACAACATAGACAAAAAAAATGGCTCTAATGCTTACGCTACCTCTACTGGTGGATATCTAAAATACTCAACTGATACTAAAAATCCTTTTTTTGCGTCTATTAGATTCCACACCTCAAACCCTACTTTTGACTCAACAAACAGAGAAAAAACTGCTCTTTTTAAAAAAGATGGCACTGCATTAACAGCAATAAGTGAGTCATTTTTAGCCTATAGAACCAAAAGCAGAATCTTAAAGGTTGGTAACTTTATGCTAAACACTCCCATGATGAATGATGATACTACAAGAATAGTTCCGTGGTCATACAGGGGTTTTGCATATACCGGCGAGAGTATCAAAAACTTAAAAGTTCAACTCTACTATATTGATGCTATCCGCTCTAATACGACAGATGAGTACAAAAAACAGAGTGCAAGTGGTGAGTTTGATAGCATCACAATGTTCTCACTTCACTACAATGGCATCAGTGGCCTTAAAACTGGATTTTATTACTACTATTCGCCAAAACTCTACTCTACTTTTGTAGCTCAAGGTGACTACGATATAGCGTTAAATGCAAACACGCTCTTATGTTTTGGTGTACAGTATTTTAAGAGTGGTGATGGCGGGAAGTATGCAAAAACAGATGATAAAAATGGTGGAGATAACATAAACTTAGTAGCACTAAGATCTAGCATAGATGCAAAAAACTACTCGCTCTCTCTAAACTACTCCCAAAACTTTGGACTAAGCGGTGTTGTAGGAGGTTACGGTGGTGCAGCAAAAGTCTATACAACTTCAATGATAGCAAACGGTAGAGGAAACTATAAACCAGAGACTTGGATGCTAAAAGGCAACTATGATCTAGATCTTGGAAAATATCACAGTGAAGTAGCACTCACACTAACAAACACACAAACAAAAGATCAAAGAGGCGATGATTTTAACGCTTACTACCTTCACTTCAAACACTTCTTTACAAAAGAGGCATCCATCTATCTAAGATATGAAAGTCTAAAATTCACCTCTAGCAAAAAAGACGCAAACTACTTTAGAGCCATAGCTACTTATAAGTTTTAG
- a CDS encoding DpnI domain-containing protein translates to MKSKKGNPLGKTIADGAYNTMIERIIGDTSLNFFFREEISEEIVLDYSDFNDNVKIEMICEKNERSKTYK, encoded by the coding sequence TTGAAAAGTAAAAAAGGCAATCCACTTGGTAAAACTATCGCCGATGGTGCATATAACACTATGATTGAGCGAATTATTGGTGATACTAGTCTAAATTTCTTCTTTAGAGAAGAAATAAGCGAAGAAATAGTTTTAGATTATTCTGACTTTAATGATAATGTTAAGATTGAAATGATTTGCGAAAAGAATGAAAGATCTAAAACTTATAAGTAG
- a CDS encoding phosphatidylserine decarboxylase codes for MSKHITSAISQIFGKFANKEFSKWFQKIVNSSYVGLMGLDMQEFHTAESYKSLNALFTRKLKEDRTYSLDGDDFISPCDSLVSACGKLQKDYALQIKGMRYSSDELLGEHFSSDEKKSVYNGEFINFYLSPKDYHRYHIPTNLKVLKAVHIPGRLYPVNIPSLKKRLNLFIENERVVLMCENSSGKRFFIVLVGALNVGVMQISFESAIKTNASATESSVYEYEDLYLNKGDDFGCFEMGSTIVILAQKDMLELKDLQSKDVKYGETIARNV; via the coding sequence ATGAGTAAACATATAACATCAGCCATCTCACAAATTTTTGGTAAGTTTGCAAACAAAGAGTTTTCAAAATGGTTTCAAAAGATTGTAAATAGCTCTTATGTTGGTTTGATGGGTCTAGATATGCAAGAGTTTCATACAGCAGAGTCATACAAAAGTCTAAATGCACTCTTTACAAGAAAACTAAAAGAAGATAGAACTTACTCTTTAGACGGGGATGATTTTATATCTCCGTGTGACTCTTTAGTCTCAGCTTGTGGCAAACTGCAAAAAGATTATGCACTTCAAATAAAAGGTATGAGATACTCAAGCGATGAGCTTTTAGGTGAACATTTTAGTTCTGATGAGAAAAAGTCTGTATACAATGGAGAGTTTATAAACTTCTATCTCTCTCCAAAAGATTATCATCGCTACCACATCCCAACAAACTTAAAGGTTTTAAAAGCTGTACATATTCCAGGCAGACTCTACCCAGTAAATATTCCTTCACTTAAAAAAAGGCTAAATCTTTTTATAGAAAATGAAAGAGTTGTTTTAATGTGTGAAAATTCAAGCGGCAAAAGGTTTTTTATAGTTTTAGTTGGAGCCCTAAATGTTGGTGTAATGCAAATCTCATTTGAGAGTGCTATAAAAACAAATGCATCTGCAACTGAGTCAAGTGTTTATGAGTACGAAGATTTATATTTAAACAAAGGAGATGATTTTGGATGCTTTGAGATGGGCTCAACCATAGTTATCTTGGCTCAAAAAGATATGTTAGAGCTTAAAGATTTACAGAGCAAAGATGTAAAATATGGAGAGACTATAGCTAGAAATGTATAA
- the truD gene encoding tRNA pseudouridine(13) synthase TruD, which translates to MDRFYSLDHSSIDFHFKQSPRDFVVEEIPLYEFSGEGEHLILFIRKKSLSTSEMISVLARFLGIKNRDIGYAGLKDKHAMTKQYISVYKKHEKQLESFEHENIKIISKNYHNNKIRIGHLQGNRFYIKVKKVNPTSATKIDEALTNIKKYGMPNFFGYQRFGNDGDNHILGEKLAKGEARERNPRVKKLLINAYQSHLFNLWLSSRLELNRLINNFETLELESVLNMPNNELTKLKSQNHPFKLIQGDVMEHYPHGRLFDYEERAEDLERFNKREISPTGLLCGKKVKIASGLARGFEKDFDDEINADGARRYAWVFPEGIEGRFNKVEAQYEFNFTLPKGSYATVFIEEIAKRKINE; encoded by the coding sequence ATGGACAGATTTTATTCGCTAGATCACTCTAGCATCGATTTTCATTTTAAGCAGAGCCCTAGAGACTTTGTAGTTGAAGAGATTCCTCTCTATGAGTTTAGCGGTGAGGGAGAGCATCTTATCTTGTTTATAAGAAAAAAATCTCTTAGCACTTCAGAGATGATAAGTGTGTTAGCTAGATTTTTAGGCATCAAAAATAGAGATATAGGTTATGCAGGGCTAAAAGATAAGCATGCAATGACAAAACAATATATCTCAGTGTACAAAAAACATGAGAAACAACTTGAGAGTTTTGAACATGAAAATATCAAGATAATCTCAAAAAATTATCATAATAATAAGATACGTATTGGACATCTACAAGGCAATAGATTTTATATAAAGGTAAAAAAAGTAAATCCTACAAGTGCCACAAAGATAGATGAGGCTTTAACCAATATAAAAAAGTATGGAATGCCAAACTTCTTTGGTTATCAAAGATTCGGAAATGATGGAGATAACCATATACTTGGCGAAAAACTCGCAAAAGGAGAGGCAAGAGAGCGAAATCCTAGAGTAAAAAAACTCCTTATAAATGCTTATCAGAGCCATCTTTTTAACCTTTGGTTAAGTTCAAGGTTAGAGCTAAATAGGCTCATAAATAACTTTGAAACATTAGAGCTAGAGTCAGTTTTAAACATGCCAAATAACGAACTAACAAAGCTAAAATCTCAAAACCATCCTTTTAAACTTATACAAGGTGATGTTATGGAACATTATCCTCATGGAAGATTGTTTGATTATGAAGAGAGAGCTGAGGATTTAGAGAGATTTAACAAAAGAGAGATCTCGCCAACTGGACTTTTATGTGGGAAAAAAGTAAAAATAGCATCAGGACTAGCACGTGGCTTTGAGAAAGATTTTGATGATGAGATAAATGCTGATGGAGCTAGAAGATATGCATGGGTGTTTCCAGAAGGAATTGAAGGAAGATTTAACAAGGTAGAAGCTCAGTATGAGTTTAATTTTACGCTGCCAAAAGGCTCTTACGCAACAGTTTTTATAGAAGAAATTGCTAAGAGAAAGATAAACGAGTAG
- a CDS encoding thiamine-phosphate kinase, with the protein MNLENYFISQFHSKRIGDDGAVLGSFVYSKDAFFEDVHFNLKWINHYQIAQKSMLANISDAVAMNAKPKYALLSVAMPRNITKDQMRDLARGFKETAKKFNIEIIGGDTISNIKLDITITIISQTTKPLLRSGLKKGYLLAYTGKLGRSQKDFLKLRNLGKINAKSKFVNIQLRDKFVQKSSRYLSSGMDISDGLFSDLDKLASINKLGFRFFKKISKRVACSGEEYEMLVAFDKRFKKSMQRRAMQTRTPLNIFACSARVGYTNRCKAHHF; encoded by the coding sequence TTGAATTTAGAAAATTATTTTATATCTCAGTTTCATAGCAAACGCATCGGAGATGATGGTGCTGTACTCGGTTCTTTTGTCTACTCAAAAGATGCTTTTTTCGAGGATGTTCACTTTAATTTGAAGTGGATAAATCACTATCAAATAGCACAAAAATCAATGCTAGCAAATATCTCTGATGCAGTAGCGATGAATGCTAAACCAAAGTACGCACTTCTGAGTGTTGCGATGCCACGTAATATAACTAAAGATCAGATGCGGGATTTGGCACGTGGTTTTAAAGAGACGGCTAAAAAGTTTAATATTGAGATAATTGGTGGAGATACTATAAGTAATATAAAGCTAGATATTACTATAACTATAATCTCACAAACTACAAAACCACTGCTAAGAAGTGGTCTTAAAAAAGGTTATCTCTTAGCTTACACAGGAAAACTTGGAAGAAGCCAAAAAGATTTTTTAAAACTTAGAAATTTGGGCAAAATCAATGCAAAATCTAAGTTTGTAAATATACAATTAAGAGATAAGTTTGTACAAAAATCTAGCAGATACTTAAGCTCAGGTATGGATATCTCAGATGGTCTTTTTAGTGATTTGGATAAACTTGCATCTATAAACAAGTTAGGATTTAGATTTTTTAAAAAAATCTCAAAAAGAGTGGCTTGCAGTGGGGAAGAGTATGAGATGCTTGTTGCATTTGATAAAAGATTTAAAAAGAGTATGCAAAGACGAGCTATGCAGACAAGAACGCCACTAAATATTTTTGCTTGTAGTGCGAGAGTAGGGTATACCAATAGATGCAAAGCGCATCATTTTTAA
- a CDS encoding diguanylate cyclase: MKHSINKIFSNFSMFLILSTLLVLILTLLIIEQKTSFTKIDILQNQKSIINSLKALKKDDIELALIQFNGKSNQLQHEIKKLQNLDKYNYVGKYLSNNSDEFLKDLDKLSKLTMNLNESAHNYYTKNLLDEEQESQKLKNAFDSINNFLDSMTIKNIAYAKDKHLLIEKVAFISLALLLFTSFWYRRRLKSIYKDILSLYAIDKGQNDYEVFSQEADAIQLRMKRKPVVTNNPSLKDPLTEINNYKGMINSYNQKKRIKDNNFTSVSIFEIDNFSKSKRTFSQLFTQTILKKVAFTISLHEQATDVIARTDYNQFTIILSRASKEASFKDIDTIRQSISEIKFKEPSGEPLAVTVSGGFVIKPNNQALEDSIKKAKEVLFHAQKKKNTISQIKDLAEHEF, from the coding sequence ATGAAGCACTCTATAAACAAAATATTTTCTAACTTTTCTATGTTTTTAATCCTATCAACTCTACTTGTTTTAATCCTAACACTTTTGATAATTGAGCAAAAAACATCTTTTACCAAGATAGATATCTTACAAAATCAAAAAAGTATAATCAACTCTCTAAAAGCTCTTAAAAAAGATGATATTGAACTAGCTTTAATCCAGTTCAATGGAAAAAGCAATCAGCTTCAGCATGAGATAAAAAAATTACAAAACTTAGACAAATACAACTATGTGGGAAAATATCTCTCAAACAACTCAGATGAGTTTTTAAAAGACTTAGACAAACTCTCAAAACTCACCATGAACCTTAATGAGTCAGCGCATAACTACTACACTAAAAACCTTCTAGATGAAGAACAAGAAAGTCAAAAACTTAAAAATGCTTTTGACTCTATAAACAATTTTTTAGACTCAATGACCATCAAAAATATAGCTTACGCAAAAGATAAACATCTGCTTATAGAAAAAGTAGCCTTTATCTCTTTAGCGCTTCTTCTCTTTACAAGCTTTTGGTATCGTAGAAGATTAAAATCTATATATAAAGACATCTTATCTCTTTATGCCATTGATAAAGGGCAAAATGACTATGAAGTTTTTTCACAAGAAGCAGATGCCATACAGCTTAGGATGAAAAGAAAACCAGTTGTAACTAACAATCCTAGTCTAAAAGATCCACTCACTGAGATAAACAACTATAAAGGAATGATCAACTCTTATAACCAAAAAAAACGTATAAAAGATAATAATTTTACTTCAGTTTCAATTTTTGAAATAGATAATTTTTCTAAAAGCAAAAGAACCTTTAGTCAACTCTTTACTCAAACCATACTTAAAAAAGTTGCTTTTACTATCTCACTCCACGAACAAGCTACAGATGTTATAGCTAGAACTGATTACAATCAATTTACCATCATCCTCTCAAGAGCTTCAAAAGAGGCATCTTTTAAAGATATAGATACTATTCGTCAAAGTATCTCTGAGATAAAATTTAAAGAACCTAGTGGAGAGCCCTTAGCTGTAACTGTTAGTGGAGGTTTTGTTATAAAACCAAACAATCAAGCCCTAGAAGACTCTATAAAAAAAGCTAAAGAGGTTCTCTTTCATGCTCAGAAAAAGAAAAATACCATCTCTCAAATTAAAGATTTAGCTGAACATGAATTCTAA